In a genomic window of Meleagris gallopavo isolate NT-WF06-2002-E0010 breed Aviagen turkey brand Nicholas breeding stock chromosome 1, Turkey_5.1, whole genome shotgun sequence:
- the LOC100545463 gene encoding histone H4-like encodes RLARRGGVKRISGLIYEETRGVLKVFLENVIRDAVTYTEHAKRKTVTAMDVVYALKRQGRTLYGFGG; translated from the coding sequence CGCCTGGCGCGGCGCGGCGGCGTCAAGCGCATCTCGGGGCTCATCTACGAGGAGACGCGCGGCGTGCTCAAGGTCTTCCTGGAGAACGTCATCCGCGACGCCGTCACCTACACCGAGCACGCCAAGAGGAAGACGGTCACGGCCATGGACGTGGTCTACGCGCTCAAGCGCCAGGGACGCACCCTCTACGGCTTCGGTGGCTGA